The Flavobacterium piscisymbiosum genome includes a region encoding these proteins:
- a CDS encoding glycoside hydrolase produces MRFINNNKVSLLCAGLLFANSFLVSCDSENNGNSDAENTTAELSINLDANLQTMESFGASDAWQCNFIGRNWPLDKKNKIADLLFSKEVDADGNPKGIGLSLWRFNLGSGSAEQGDASDITDEWRRTECFTNDGVTYNMNKQAGQVWFMKAAKERGLEKLLAFANSAPVYLTQNGKAHASIKEFYNLKDGKWSELADFWTNSLDKLKTEHGLTIDYVSPFNEPQYEWDGSGQEGSPATNANVYSFVNVLSPKLQSKGLTSQIVVGETAAYEHLYKTVSGKENRSNQIDYFFGVNSAKNIAGLPNVKKTISGHSYWQAWPLTELVYSRQLAATRTQSVPGLSLWSSEYCVLESPGTAELPGGAGPGRDLGIQTALWTARIISTDIAVGGVSSWQWWTAISRGDYKDGLIHVDDGSSNGAGNADYCKNDGFVRDAKTLWALGNFSFFVKPGMVRVQIPSVDNATSVNGVMVTAYKDAATKKLVVVAVNVGKSAKAYKLNLSGGALTDNKLTPYTTSETLSLKKGTAVEASGFEIPAKSIVTYVGTYK; encoded by the coding sequence ATGAGATTTATAAACAACAATAAAGTAAGTCTGCTGTGTGCAGGCTTACTTTTCGCAAACTCATTTTTGGTAAGCTGCGATTCAGAAAACAACGGAAACTCAGATGCTGAAAATACTACAGCCGAGTTGAGTATCAATCTGGATGCAAATCTTCAAACAATGGAAAGCTTTGGTGCTTCTGATGCCTGGCAATGTAATTTTATAGGCAGAAATTGGCCTTTGGATAAAAAAAATAAAATAGCCGATTTACTTTTCAGTAAAGAAGTAGATGCAGACGGAAATCCAAAAGGAATTGGTTTGTCATTATGGCGCTTCAACCTTGGTTCAGGAAGTGCTGAGCAAGGAGATGCAAGCGATATTACAGATGAATGGAGACGTACAGAATGTTTCACCAACGATGGAGTTACATACAACATGAACAAACAGGCCGGTCAGGTTTGGTTTATGAAAGCAGCAAAAGAGCGTGGTTTAGAAAAATTACTGGCTTTCGCCAATAGTGCTCCGGTGTATTTAACACAAAATGGAAAAGCGCACGCATCCATCAAAGAATTTTATAATTTAAAAGATGGAAAATGGTCAGAATTGGCTGATTTCTGGACCAACTCTTTGGATAAACTAAAAACAGAACACGGTTTAACAATCGATTATGTTTCTCCGTTTAATGAGCCACAATACGAGTGGGACGGTTCAGGACAAGAAGGTTCACCGGCAACGAATGCCAATGTCTACAGTTTTGTAAATGTCCTTTCACCAAAATTACAATCAAAAGGATTGACTTCTCAGATTGTGGTAGGAGAAACAGCAGCTTACGAACATTTGTACAAAACAGTTTCTGGTAAAGAAAACAGATCAAACCAGATCGATTATTTCTTCGGAGTAAATTCGGCAAAAAATATTGCAGGATTACCAAATGTAAAAAAGACCATTTCAGGACACAGTTACTGGCAAGCCTGGCCATTGACAGAATTAGTGTATTCAAGACAATTGGCCGCAACAAGAACGCAGTCAGTTCCGGGATTAAGCCTTTGGTCATCAGAATATTGTGTTTTAGAAAGCCCTGGAACTGCTGAATTGCCAGGCGGAGCAGGTCCGGGAAGAGATTTAGGAATCCAGACCGCACTTTGGACAGCTCGTATTATCAGTACAGATATTGCCGTTGGTGGTGTTTCGTCATGGCAATGGTGGACAGCCATTAGCCGCGGAGATTACAAAGACGGCTTAATTCACGTAGATGATGGTTCAAGCAACGGAGCCGGAAATGCAGATTATTGCAAAAACGACGGTTTTGTCAGAGATGCAAAAACACTTTGGGCATTAGGAAACTTCTCATTCTTCGTAAAACCGGGAATGGTGAGAGTGCAGATTCCAAGTGTTGATAATGCCACTTCCGTGAATGGTGTAATGGTTACTGCATACAAAGATGCCGCAACAAAAAAATTAGTAGTTGTAGCAGTAAACGTTGGCAAATCGGCGAAAGCCTATAAACTAAACCTTTCAGGCGGTGCATTAACAGATAATAAATTAACACCTTATACAACCTCTGAAACCTTGAGTTTGAAAAAAGGAACCGCTGTTGAAGCTTCTGGATTTGAAATTCCTGCTAAGTCAATTGTGACTTATGTAGGAACATATAAATAG
- a CDS encoding RagB/SusD family nutrient uptake outer membrane protein — translation MKKTILSILAFSLIAVSCSDFIEKDERGKQTLENYFQTAQECENYANELTQRLLLAKDWWVLTAPRVTNEMATDDAWMGNTGQDNSAHRPASQYLITPDNMGDMNGAYTAHYYTIQSANIGLEKMAASPIPDAQKNQYMGESLFVRAYCYYELVNLYGAVPLYTKVLGTSDLNLQRSPVAAVYAQIEADLKESAAKLESAPVARNGRINKWAAYALLARVSLFQEKWAEAKLYSNKVITEGPYALESDFLNIWNVNNHNGVESILEAQTSAVQDKNLGAALPTLAGARGEDKKNFPSNDAGDVLDGWGWCMPTSDLENAYLSENDVIRRRSTITKWGEAAYGDEVLNPTHKFSLNDNKSGRIIRKYYIPIATRRALDKKDGHLPLNIPLIRLAEMYLTRAEANYHTGGDALADINIIRARVKLDPKTGLSGPTLLRQIYKERRLELAFEGLRLYDIRREKDPNTGRPVIESLMGPNGTFVQYNLNSTDPYETTNLREPQDKGINFNPAKHLVWPIPQIEIDLSGGLITQNPNY, via the coding sequence ATGAAAAAAACGATATTATCAATACTAGCTTTTTCTCTAATTGCAGTTTCATGCAGCGATTTTATTGAAAAAGACGAAAGAGGTAAACAAACCTTAGAGAACTATTTTCAAACCGCGCAGGAATGCGAGAATTATGCCAATGAGCTAACACAGCGATTATTGCTTGCCAAAGACTGGTGGGTACTAACAGCGCCAAGAGTAACCAACGAAATGGCTACTGATGATGCCTGGATGGGTAATACAGGTCAGGATAACAGTGCACACAGACCAGCTTCGCAATACCTGATAACACCTGATAACATGGGAGATATGAATGGTGCTTATACCGCTCATTATTACACCATTCAATCAGCCAATATTGGTTTAGAGAAAATGGCTGCATCGCCAATTCCTGATGCACAGAAAAATCAATATATGGGAGAATCTTTATTCGTTCGTGCTTACTGCTATTACGAATTGGTGAATCTTTATGGAGCAGTTCCATTATACACAAAAGTGTTAGGAACTTCAGATCTTAATTTACAACGCAGTCCTGTTGCAGCTGTTTACGCTCAGATTGAAGCCGATCTTAAGGAATCTGCTGCAAAATTAGAAAGTGCTCCTGTAGCCAGAAACGGAAGAATCAATAAATGGGCTGCTTATGCTTTATTGGCGCGTGTTTCGTTGTTTCAGGAAAAATGGGCTGAAGCCAAATTATACTCAAACAAAGTAATTACTGAAGGGCCTTATGCTCTTGAATCTGATTTCTTGAACATCTGGAATGTAAACAACCATAATGGTGTTGAATCTATTCTTGAAGCGCAAACTTCAGCGGTTCAGGATAAAAATCTTGGGGCTGCTTTACCAACTTTGGCTGGAGCCAGAGGTGAAGACAAGAAAAACTTCCCGAGTAATGATGCCGGAGATGTTCTGGACGGTTGGGGATGGTGTATGCCAACCAGCGATTTAGAAAATGCTTATCTTTCTGAAAATGATGTAATTCGTCGCAGAAGCACTATTACAAAATGGGGAGAAGCCGCTTACGGAGATGAGGTGTTGAACCCAACACACAAATTCAGTTTAAACGATAATAAATCAGGACGTATCATTCGTAAATATTATATTCCGATCGCAACACGTCGTGCATTAGACAAAAAAGACGGACACTTACCATTGAATATTCCGTTGATTCGTTTGGCCGAAATGTACCTTACAAGAGCAGAAGCTAATTATCATACTGGCGGAGACGCTTTAGCAGATATTAACATCATTAGAGCCCGTGTAAAATTAGATCCAAAAACAGGATTATCAGGACCAACGCTTTTAAGACAAATCTACAAAGAGCGTCGTTTAGAACTGGCTTTCGAAGGATTGCGTTTGTATGATATTCGTCGTGAAAAAGATCCAAATACAGGAAGACCGGTAATCGAATCTTTGATGGGACCAAACGGAACTTTTGTTCAGTACAACCTGAATTCTACAGATCCGTACGAAACAACCAATTTAAGAGAACCTCAGGATAAAGGAATCAATTTTAATCCTGCAAAACACTTAGTATGGCCAATACCTCAAATCGAAATTGATTTAAGTGGCGGATTAATCACTCAAAATCCTAATTACTAA